The following are encoded together in the Thunnus thynnus chromosome 15, fThuThy2.1, whole genome shotgun sequence genome:
- the sla1a gene encoding src like adaptor 1a isoform X2, whose amino-acid sequence MGNMMRSVSATEKVNGENLDSAPKGSEDDMVVVLQDYPAPEISEPIYRMGEKLRVIAQEAYWWRVRSVQTGKENYIPNSHVAKVYHGWLFEGVERQKAEELLLLPGNRVGSFLVRESIRERGLYSLSVKHRSVKHYRIFRLDNSWYYISPRLTFQCLEDMINHYSDSADGLCCVLTSPCLSGTISPPDATPEAPPVVMRRNFDWKKIDRKQLVSTESCSDNMVSYGVRNSIAAYLSFSGSQQAAETRAKSRKSKSKSVYALPDSGLANIDYDDDL is encoded by the exons ATGGGGAATATGATGCGAAGTGTGAGTGCCACAGAAAAAGTCAACGGAGAAAACCTCGACAGCGCTCCAAAGG GCTCAGAAGACGACATGGTGGTAGTGCTCCAGGACTACCCGGCTCCTGAAATCAGCGAGCCCATCTACAGGATGGGGGAGAAGCTGAGAGTCATTGCACA GGAGGCTTATTGGTGGAGAGTCCGTTCTGTCCAAACAGGAAAGGAGAACTACATACCCAACAGCCATGTGGCAAAAGTGTACCATGG TTGGCTGTTTGAGGGGGTGGAAAGGCAAAAGGCTGAAGAGTTGCTGCTTCTACCTGGAAACCGAGTGGGCTCCTTCTTGGTGCGGGAGAGCATCAGGGAAAGAG GTCTGTACTCGCTCTCTGTGAAGCACAGGAGCGTAAAGCACTATCGTATCTTCAGACTGGACAACAGCTGGTACTACATCTCTCCTCGACTCACTTTCCAGTGCCTTGAAGATATGATCAACCACTACTCTG ATTCTGCAGATGGCCTGTGTTGTGTGTTGACCTCTCCCTGTCTATCCGGCACAATATCGCCACCAGATGCAACTCCTGAAGCGCCACCTGTAGTCATGAGACGCAACTTTGACTGGAAGAAAATAGACAG GAAGCAGCTGGTCAGCACAGAAAGCTGCAGCGACAACATGGTGAGCTACGGCGTCAGGAACAGCATCGCCGCCTACCTGTCCTTTTCCGGGAGTCAACAAGCCGCAGAGACGAGAGCAAAAAGCAGGAAGAGCAAGAGTAAATCTGTTTATGCCCTCCCTGATAGTGGCCTCGCAAACATTGACTACGATGACGACCTCTAG
- the sla1a gene encoding src like adaptor 1a isoform X1, producing MPSQQTGVWSIWRMGNMMRSVSATEKVNGENLDSAPKGSEDDMVVVLQDYPAPEISEPIYRMGEKLRVIAQEAYWWRVRSVQTGKENYIPNSHVAKVYHGWLFEGVERQKAEELLLLPGNRVGSFLVRESIRERGLYSLSVKHRSVKHYRIFRLDNSWYYISPRLTFQCLEDMINHYSDSADGLCCVLTSPCLSGTISPPDATPEAPPVVMRRNFDWKKIDRKQLVSTESCSDNMVSYGVRNSIAAYLSFSGSQQAAETRAKSRKSKSKSVYALPDSGLANIDYDDDL from the exons ATGCCATCACAGCAG ACCGGAGTCTGGTCCATCTGGAGGATGGGGAATATGATGCGAAGTGTGAGTGCCACAGAAAAAGTCAACGGAGAAAACCTCGACAGCGCTCCAAAGG GCTCAGAAGACGACATGGTGGTAGTGCTCCAGGACTACCCGGCTCCTGAAATCAGCGAGCCCATCTACAGGATGGGGGAGAAGCTGAGAGTCATTGCACA GGAGGCTTATTGGTGGAGAGTCCGTTCTGTCCAAACAGGAAAGGAGAACTACATACCCAACAGCCATGTGGCAAAAGTGTACCATGG TTGGCTGTTTGAGGGGGTGGAAAGGCAAAAGGCTGAAGAGTTGCTGCTTCTACCTGGAAACCGAGTGGGCTCCTTCTTGGTGCGGGAGAGCATCAGGGAAAGAG GTCTGTACTCGCTCTCTGTGAAGCACAGGAGCGTAAAGCACTATCGTATCTTCAGACTGGACAACAGCTGGTACTACATCTCTCCTCGACTCACTTTCCAGTGCCTTGAAGATATGATCAACCACTACTCTG ATTCTGCAGATGGCCTGTGTTGTGTGTTGACCTCTCCCTGTCTATCCGGCACAATATCGCCACCAGATGCAACTCCTGAAGCGCCACCTGTAGTCATGAGACGCAACTTTGACTGGAAGAAAATAGACAG GAAGCAGCTGGTCAGCACAGAAAGCTGCAGCGACAACATGGTGAGCTACGGCGTCAGGAACAGCATCGCCGCCTACCTGTCCTTTTCCGGGAGTCAACAAGCCGCAGAGACGAGAGCAAAAAGCAGGAAGAGCAAGAGTAAATCTGTTTATGCCCTCCCTGATAGTGGCCTCGCAAACATTGACTACGATGACGACCTCTAG
- the abitram gene encoding protein Abitram, which translates to MDVVEQKDTEENAPSVIDRYYTRWYRADMKGKPCEDHCILQHSNRLCVITLAETHPVLQNGRTIKNINYQISNGCSRLNNKVSGKSKRGGQFLTDFAPLCRITCTDETEYTIYSCIRGRLLEVNENILETPALLLEKPSTEGYIAVILPKFEESKSITENLLSREEFESVVSKRSATQSQPS; encoded by the exons ATGGACGTCGTGGAGCAAAAAGACACAGAGGAAAATGCGCCTTCAGTTATCGACCGTTATTACACACGCTGGTACAGAGCCG aTATGAAGGGGAAACCGTGTGAGGACCACTGCATCCTGCAGCATTCAAACAG ATTATGTGTCATCACTTTAGCAGAGACTCACCCGGTCCTTCAGAATGGGCGAACAATCAAAAACATCAATTACCAGATCAGTAATGGATGCAGTCGGCTAAACAACAAAGTGTCGGGGAAGTCCAAGCGG GGGGGTCAGTTCCTTACTGATTTTGCACCTCTGTGTAGGATAACATGCACAGATGAAACTGAGTACACGATCTACAG CTGCATCAGGGGTCGTCTTCTTGAGGTCAATGAGAATATTTTAGAAACACCTGCTCTTTTGCTGGAAAAg CCATCCACAGAAGGATACATCGCTGTCATCCTGCCAAAGTTTGAGGAGAGCAAGAGCATAACAGAGAACCTGTTGAGCAGAGAGGAGTTCGAGAGCGTCGTCTCCAAACGGAGTGCCACCCAATCACAACCCTCTTGA